The following is a genomic window from Desulfomonilia bacterium.
AAAATTTTTCATCTGCAAGTAAACATAGGCACAATTTTTATCGGGAGGGGAAGATATGAGGATAGGTATTCTGACAGGAGGCGGTGATGTACCGGGTCTTAATCCGTGCATCAAGGCCCTGGTTTACAGAGCAATCGATGAGGGTCACGAGGTAATAGGAATAAGAAGGGGCTGGTTCGGCATATTGAATTACAATCCGGAACTGAGCCTTAAAGATAATGCCGTCAATGCACTCATTCTGGACAAACAGGCCGTAAGAACTGTGGACCGTTCAGGCGGTACGTTCCTTCACACATCGCGCACGAATCCTTCCAAGGTCAAGGCTAAAGACCTTCCTGCCCATCTGAAAGGCAGCATCCCTGATGGAGACAGGTTTGATATGACACCGCATGCCCTTAAGGTCGTTGAAGCACTTAATCTGGATGTCCTGGTTCCCATTGGCGGAGATGACACTCAAAGCTACAGCGAACGGCTTCACCGTGAAGGCGTCAGGGTGATTGCAATTCCCAAAACAATGGACAATGACGTGTTCGGAACAGATTATTGTATCGGCTTTTCAACAGCTGTCAGCCGGAGCGAACAGCTGATTACAAATATGCGCTCAAGCGTGGGCTCCCATGAAAGGATTGCTGTCATTGAACTCTTCGGAAGGAATTCAGGTGAAACATCTTTGATGGCCGCATATCTTTCCTCTGTTGACAGGGCGCTGATTTCAGAAGTTCCTTTCGATCCTGATAAACTGGCAAAATTAATCATGGAAGACAAAAGATCAAACCCGAGCAACTACGCAATGCTGACAATTTCCGAGGGTGCAATGCTTATGGGTGGCAGCATAGTTGAAAGCGGAGAGGAGGACCCTTACGGCCATAAGAAGCTTGGCGGTATAGGCCAGGTTACAACCGACATCCTGAAAAAAGAAACCGGGCAGGAAGTTGTATACCAGTCCATCGGATACATGATGAGAAGCGGCGCCCCGGACTCCGTCGACCTCATGGTGGGATTCAATTTTGCAAATCTGGCACTTGACCTGATAGGTAAACAAATCTACGGCAGAATGCTGGCCATCAAAAACGGCGTCTACACGCACATTCCGCTAAGCATGGTCACAACAGGCATCAAGAGGGTGAATGTCGATGAGTTCTATGACATCGAAAAATACAGACCGAACATAAAAAATCTTGAAGGAAAACCACTGTTCCTCTACTGATTTAAAAGGGCGGCATGAAAACCGCCCTTTTTTCTTTATATTCTAAGCTTATCGAGAACAACCTTTCTCATTACTTCAACTGGGGCCTTGACCCCGGTGAAATGTTCAAACTGAAGGGCTGCCTGATTGATGAAAAGTTCAACCCCGGGGATGACTGCAAGACCGCATGACTTTGCTTCTTTGATGAGTTTTGTTTCAAGCGGGTTATAGACTATGTCGAAAACGACCTGATCTTTCCTGAATATTTCGGGAGGTATAAGGGATGCATCTTCATTCGGGTGCATTCCGACCGAAGTACAGTTTATAATTATATCCGCCCTTTTAACGGCATCAAACACTGTACGATCCGTTATAAGTTGAGCAGTAATAGGGGTTTTTGTCCCTGAGACAAGGTCTCTTTCCAGTCCCCTGAGCAGAGTTTCGTTTATATCAAGCAGCGTAATTCCCGAGATTCCGGCATTCATTGCCAGCGTGAATGAAATCGCCCTGGAAGCGCCCCCTGCGCCCAGAATCAGGACATCTCGCCCTTCAAGCTCGACCCCGCCATCAAGAAGTGCCTTCATCGCACCCGGCCCGTCAGTTCCCAGCCCGATAAGCTTCTCTCCCTCATGAATGACGGTATTGATGGAGCCTATCGCTTTGTCAGTATCTGAGATTTCATCCACATATTTAATGATCTCAATCTTATGAGGGATGGTGACGCTCAATCCCCTGAGATTGCTCAATGCCCTGACACCTGCCAGAGCGTTCCTGATATCCTCCACCCTTGAAGCGACATAGACGAAATCTAGTCCAAGATGCTCGTAGGCGGCATTGTGAATGGCAGGTGACAGACTGTGAGCAACCGGATTTCCTATTACTGCACAGAATCTGGTACTTGTATTTATTGATGTCAGATTGCCCATGAACCCTCCCTAGTAATGAATTTCTTATATAAAATACCGCCAGCCTCATTTGTCAACATGGCTTGCTTTTTCCTATTGGAAAAAAAGGCGTTGAAATATCCCGTTTCGTTAACGGTTTATACCGGCAGAAACAGGGACAGTAAACAATAACTGTTTATCGTCAAGTTTTTTTCCGGAGAATCTCAAAGAATCTTGACAAGGTAGAATCTCTTGCATATAAAGGGGCGCACGGTGCGGGAATAACTCAGTGGTAGAGTGTAACCTTGCCAAGGTTAAAGTCGCGGGTTCGAATCCCGTTTCCCGCTCCAGTAAGAAATATTCCGGAAAAAAATCCCGCAATAAGAAATACAAGGTATTTTTGTATTTGCAGTTATGGCTTATCAACCATAAGGCCTTGGTTTGTTTTATGGTCGGTTCACCTCAACGTATGCCTATTATAAACTGCAGCAAAAGTATTTTTTATGGATTATTAAAGGATTAGTTTTTTTCTCAATATTTTAAAAAAGTTTGGCACGCATCTGGCAAATAATGCGAATGAAAAAGGGTTGGTTTTCAGATCATATCTTAAACAATAAATGGGGGGATTAAGATGAGCGGTTTTCGCAATATCACAGTCGGCAAAATTCTACATGAAACAGCGTTACTACACCCTGATCGTGATGCGCTTGTATTTCCTGAATCCGGGATAAGGCTTTCATGGAAGGAGTTCGAAAAAAAGTGTGTCAGTGTTGCAAAGGGATTCATGGCGCTCGGAGTCGAAAAAGGGGATCATGTATCCGTATGGACTACGAATCTGCCTGAATGGATTTACATGCAGTTCGGTCTCGGCATGATAGGGGCTGTTCTTGTAACGGTAAACACGAACTACAAATCTAGCGAGCTTGAATATATACTCAGGCAGTCGGATTCCACAACACTTGTTCTTATGGACGGATACAGGGATTCCAGCTTTGTCGATATGGCCTATGAAGTCCTTCCCGGATTGAGTGAGACCGGCTGCGGAAGATACTCAAATGAAAAAATGCCTTATCTGAAAAACGTTGTCTACATAGGCCCAAGGAATGACACTCCGGGCATGTTCAGATTCGATGAGCTGCTTATCATGGGAGAGGCTGTAACTGACATGCAACTTCAGGAGCGTGCTAATTCACTGGATACGCACGATGTTATAAATATGCAGTACACATCCGGCACAACCGGTTTTCCCAAAGGGGTAATGCTTACACACCACAATGTAGTGAACAATGCAATCATGGTCGGAGATGTCCTTGACCTGACTCATGAAGACAGGCTTCTGATTCACGTCCCTTTGTTCCATTGCTTCGGATGCGTTATGAGCACACTGAATGCCGTAAGCCACGGTTCGACAATGGTCGTCGTGGAAAGTTTCGATCCCCTGAAGGCCCTTCAGTATATCGACAGGGAAAAATGTACGGCGATAAACGGTGTGCCGACTATGTTCATAGCAATGCTGAACCACCCTGACTTCCCGAATTATGACATGTCATCATTAAGGACAGGCATCATGGCCGGCGCGCCCTGCCCGGTCGAGGTCATGAACGACGTGCGCACGAAGATGCACTGCCCCGAAATCGTCATAGCATTCGGTCAGACAGAAAGTTCACCTGTAATGACCATGACCAGGAGAAATGACCCGGTGGAACTCAGGGTATCGACCGTCGGTACACTTCTGCCTGACATCGAAGGCAAGATCATCGACCCTGCTACAGGAGAAGATGTCGGCCCTGATATACAGGGAGAGATAGTAACCAGAAGCGCCTGCGTCATGAAGGGCTATTACAAGATGGACGATGCGACATTGGAAACCATAGACAAAGACGGATGGCTTCACACCGGAGACCTCGGAAAAGTTGACAATAACGGTTATTTCAAGGTGACCGGAAGGATAAAGGAAATGATAATCAGGGGCGGAGAAAATATCTATCCCCGTGAGATCGAGGAGTTCCTGCATAAGAATCCCAAAATCAGCGAT
Proteins encoded in this region:
- a CDS encoding 6-phosphofructokinase, which encodes MRIGILTGGGDVPGLNPCIKALVYRAIDEGHEVIGIRRGWFGILNYNPELSLKDNAVNALILDKQAVRTVDRSGGTFLHTSRTNPSKVKAKDLPAHLKGSIPDGDRFDMTPHALKVVEALNLDVLVPIGGDDTQSYSERLHREGVRVIAIPKTMDNDVFGTDYCIGFSTAVSRSEQLITNMRSSVGSHERIAVIELFGRNSGETSLMAAYLSSVDRALISEVPFDPDKLAKLIMEDKRSNPSNYAMLTISEGAMLMGGSIVESGEEDPYGHKKLGGIGQVTTDILKKETGQEVVYQSIGYMMRSGAPDSVDLMVGFNFANLALDLIGKQIYGRMLAIKNGVYTHIPLSMVTTGIKRVNVDEFYDIEKYRPNIKNLEGKPLFLY
- a CDS encoding AMP-binding protein is translated as MSGFRNITVGKILHETALLHPDRDALVFPESGIRLSWKEFEKKCVSVAKGFMALGVEKGDHVSVWTTNLPEWIYMQFGLGMIGAVLVTVNTNYKSSELEYILRQSDSTTLVLMDGYRDSSFVDMAYEVLPGLSETGCGRYSNEKMPYLKNVVYIGPRNDTPGMFRFDELLIMGEAVTDMQLQERANSLDTHDVINMQYTSGTTGFPKGVMLTHHNVVNNAIMVGDVLDLTHEDRLLIHVPLFHCFGCVMSTLNAVSHGSTMVVVESFDPLKALQYIDREKCTAINGVPTMFIAMLNHPDFPNYDMSSLRTGIMAGAPCPVEVMNDVRTKMHCPEIVIAFGQTESSPVMTMTRRNDPVELRVSTVGTLLPDIEGKIIDPATGEDVGPDIQGEIVTRSACVMKGYYKMDDATLETIDKDGWLHTGDLGKVDNNGYFKVTGRIKEMIIRGGENIYPREIEEFLHKNPKISDVYVVGIPDKKYGEQLLAVIKLTDGQVSSAEEMVEFCQGKIARHKIPKYWEFVDSYPMTASGKIQKYKIVEEYSSKYAY
- a CDS encoding shikimate dehydrogenase, whose protein sequence is MGNLTSINTSTRFCAVIGNPVAHSLSPAIHNAAYEHLGLDFVYVASRVEDIRNALAGVRALSNLRGLSVTIPHKIEIIKYVDEISDTDKAIGSINTVIHEGEKLIGLGTDGPGAMKALLDGGVELEGRDVLILGAGGASRAISFTLAMNAGISGITLLDINETLLRGLERDLVSGTKTPITAQLITDRTVFDAVKRADIIINCTSVGMHPNEDASLIPPEIFRKDQVVFDIVYNPLETKLIKEAKSCGLAVIPGVELFINQAALQFEHFTGVKAPVEVMRKVVLDKLRI